From the genome of Geminicoccaceae bacterium:
CAACCGTCCCGGCAGATAGTTGGCCTCGGTCAGAAGGAACAGGCAGATCTGCGCCACATGGGTGCCGGTCGAGATATGGATCAGATAGTCCTCGGTTTCGGGATCGAAGACTGACGCACGGGAGAAATCCAGAAGCTTGCCATAGACCTCCTCGAAATCCCAGGGATCGTCGAGTTCGATCAGCCGGGGTTCGACCGTGGTTTCCGGCGAGACAGACCGGATGTCGTTCGTCACCTGATCGGCGAGACGCTGGTGCAGCGAGCCGTGCAGGAGCACGAAGCGGTCGACCCGCAAATCCTCCTGCATGCAGATGCTGACCGATGGCCGCCACCTCATCCAGCGGCCCGGACCGGAGCTGGAGGCGTCCAGCGTCGATCCGAGAAATCCGATAACGATCGTAGGCTTCATGCGCCGATTATATAAATTTCTAGATATTATTCTATATTTTTTACTCCATCTCATTCGCACCGATTCTGTTTCAAGAAAAATTAATTCATTTTTTGCAATGGTTTGAAAAGATTTTCGGCGCATGGTCGGACATCTGGCACGCTCGCTGCAATGAACAGGGCGTCAGGACATCGCCTGACTGCAGTGTGGAAGGGGCAGCCGGAATGGGCCGGCTGCCCCGGGAAGCGCAAGGATGGTTCGAGGGTTTTCGATCATGGCCAACAAGACGCTCTTCGCTTCGCCGTCGGCCCCGGCCCTGCCGCGTGCTGACAGCGTCAATCGCGCCGGTGGCGTGGCCTATGACCATGACGCCGAGGCCCGGCTCGCCCAGATCGCGGCGACCGGTTCGCTCGCCGACAATTTCTACACCGGTGCCAGCGCCCAGCTGGGCGATGTGCTCGATGCCGCCCGCGCCTGCACGCCGCACTTCGTGGCACAGGCAGCGATCCATGCGCGCAGGTCGGGAGCGATGAAGGACATGCCGGCATTGCTGGCGGCCTGGCTGACGATCGCGGGACCCGAACTGGCCGTTCCGGTCTTCGAGCGGGTGGTCGACAATGGCCGGATGCTCAGGAGCTATGTGCAGATCCTGCGCTCGGGTCAGGTCGGACGCAAATCGCTCGGCACGCGCCCCAAGCGTTTGGTGAAGGAGTGGCTGGAGCATGCCTCCATGCGCGATCTGATGCAGACCGCCACCGGCAGGGATCCGAGCCTCGCCGATATCGTCCGCATGGTGCACCCCGCACCGAAGACGGCCGAACGCCGCGCCTTTTATGGCTGGCTGATCGGCAAGCCCTACGATGTGGCGGCATTGCCTGCGGAAATCACTGCCTTCGAGGCCTGGAAACGGGATCGCGAGGGAGATCTGCCGCCGGTACCGTTCGAGTGGCTGACGACCTTCCCGCTTTCGCCCTCGCAATGGGCCGAACTGGGCTCGCGCATGGGCTGGCAGGCGCTGCGGATGAACCTGAACACGCTCGCCCGGCACGGTGCGTTCACGGTTGCGGGTTGCACCGAACGGGTTGCCGAAAGGCTTGGCGATGTCACGGTCATGGAGAAGGTCAGGGTCATGCCCTACCAGCTCATGATCGCCCTGAGCCGGGCCGGTGACGCGGTGCCGTTGAAGGTGCAGGCAGCGCTCGAGACGGCACTCGAGGCGTCGCTCGCGCGGATCCCCGCCCTGCCCGGCAGGATCGTGGTCTGCCCGGACGTTTCCGGTTCCATGCACTGGCCGGTCACGGGCCATCGCAAGGGTGCGAGCTCGAGCGGGCGCTGCGTGGATGTGGCGGCCCTCGTCTCTGCAGCCATGTTGCGGACCAATCGCCGGACACGGGTGCTGCCGTTCGAGAACGACGTCGTCGATGTCGAACTCGATCCCAACGCCCGGATCGCCGTCAATACGGCGGCACTGGCGGCGGTCTGCGGTGGCGGGACGAATGTTTCCGCTCCCCTGCGACGGCTCAACGACGAGGCTGCGCGTGTCGATCTCGTGGTGATCGTCTCGGACAACCAGTCCTGGATCGATCCCGCCCGCTACGGTGCCACGGCGACGATGGCCGAGTGGTCCGGACTCAAGGCCCGCAATCCGGGTGCGAAGCTGGTCTGCATCGACATCCAGTCCTATGGCACCACTCAGGCGCGGAACGGGCCGGAGGTCATGAATGTCGGTGGTTTCACCGACGCGGTATTCGACGCGATGGCACGCTTTGTCAGCGGCGAGACGCGCGATTGGGTCGAAATCGTCAAGGAAGTGGAGGTATAGGAAACAAGGTCACGGCGAATGCCGGAAGGACTACATTCGTAATCCGGAGGTCGCAGGTTCGAATCCTGCCCGTTCTTCTGGACGGTAGCTCAACCCAGGTGAAGAGCGTCGGCGCCGCAAGGCGGTTGTCTTTCCAACACTCGTCGCCGTGACCGCAAATACAGATTCGAAGGCCGTGGCGAATGCCGGCGGGACTACATGTCTCCTGCCTGAGGTCCAAAGAGCAAAGCGCCTTGCGTGCAGCAATGCTCGACAAGGAGATGCGGGTTCGAATCCCGCCGCAGACACGTAGCTTAAGGACCGCCGTCTCGCCGATCCTCGTCGCCACGGCCCATTCGATTCGACTGCTCGATGTGCACGGCGAATGCCGGTCCGGACTACATGGTCGCGGGTTCGAATCCCGCACCGGCCACTTCTCGTGGCCTGATAGCTCAATGGCAGAGCAGGTCGTCCGGCCAACCGACTCGTCGCCAGTGTTTTCAACGATCGGCCGGCGAATGCCGATGGGACTACGTTGCTTTAAACTGCGTATAGACCTTTGGGTCAGGTGGTTCGACGCCGCCGGTTGTCTCATCGAACCTCGTCGCCGGCACCTTGATAACGGAGGTCGAACATGACCGGAAATTTCGATGTCGAGACCGTTGCGGGTGGCGTGCCCATCAAGATGTGGACGCGCGGCGTGCCCGTCGACGACAAGGCCCGCGCGCAACTCGCCGAGGCCGCGAAGATGCCGTTCATCTTCCGTCATATCGCCGTGATGCCGGATGTCCATGTCGGCATCGGTGCGACCGTGGGTTCGGTGATCCCGACCAAGGGCGCGATCATCCCGGCCGCTGTCGGCGTCGATATCGGTTGCGGCATGATGGCGGCGCGCACCTCGCTCATGGCGCATGATCTGCCGGACAATCTCGAGGGCGTGCGCAGTTCCATCGAGCAGGCCGTGCCGCATGGCCGCAGTGTCGGCCGCAACAAGCGCGACAAGGGCTCGTGGGGTGATCCACCCGAGCCCATCGTCACCGCCTGGACATCGTTGGCCGAGCGCTTTACACGCATCGTGGAAAAGCACAAAAAGCTGGCCAGGGCCAACAGCCTCGTCCATCTGGGCACGCTCGGCACCGGCAACCACTTCATCGAGATCTGCCTCGACGGCGAGCAGCGGGTCTGGGTGATGCTGCATTCCGGCAGCCGTGGCATCGGCAATGCGATCGGCAACTATTTCATCGAGCTGGCGCGCGAGGACATGCGCAGGTGGTATATCAACCTGCCGGAGCGCGACCTCGCCTACTTTCCCGAGGGAACCCAGCATTTCAACGACTATGTCCAGGCCGTCAGCTGGGCGCAGGACTTCGCCGCGGTCAACCGCCGGATGATGATGACCAACGTCATCGCCGCCATGCGCGACAGCATCGCCAAACCGTTCGAGGCCGAACTCGAGGCCGTCAACTGCCACCACAACTATGTCACGCACGAGCAGCATTTCGGCGAGAACATCCTCGTCACCCGCAAGGGAGCGGTGCGCGCGGCCAAAGGTGTCATGGGCATCATTCCGGGTTCGATGGGAGCGAAAAGCTTCATCGTGCGCGGGCTCGGCAACAGCATGTCGTTCGACAGCTGCAGCCACGGTGCCGGGCGGGTGATGTCGCGCACCGAGGCGAAGCGGACGGTGACGCTCGAGGAGCATATCCGCGACACCACCGGCGTCGAATGCCGCAAGGATGCGGATGTGATCGACGAGACCCCGAGGGCCTACAAGCCGATCGAGGCCGTCATGGCCGCCCAGTCCGATCTGGTCGAGATCGTCCACACGCTCAAGCAGGTGGTCTGCGTCAAGGGTTGATCGTGTCATGATCGAGATCGACGGTGCTGCCGGCGAAGGGGGCGGGCAGGTGCTGCGCAACGCACTCGCCCTCTCGCTGATCACGGGCGAAGCGTTCCATATCACCGACATACGCGGGCGGCGTCCGAAGCCGGGGATGATGCGCCAGCATGTCACGGCGCTCGAAGCCGCCTGCGAAATCGGCTCGGCAACGGCCAATGGCACCGCCATCGGTGGCCGCGAACTGACCTTCAGGCCGGGACGCGTACGCGCCGGCGACTATCATTTCGCCGTCGGTTCGGCCGGAAGCGCCACACTGATCCTGCAAACCGTGCTCCTGCCCCTGGCCCTCGTCACCGGCTCGTCGCGTCTGGTCCTCGAAGGCGGTACCCATAACACCATGGCACCGCCGTTCGAGTTCCTCAGGGACACCTTCCTGCCGCTCATCAACCGGATGGGGCCGCAGGTCACCGCCCGGCTCGTTCGCCATGGCTTCTACCCGCGCGGCGGAGGCCGGATCGAGGTCATGATCGAACCGGCACCGTTGCGTCCGTTCACCGGCATGGAGCGTGGCGAGCTTCGCACGCGCGCCGCACGCATTCTTTTCACCGGCATCCCTTTCTCCATTGCCGAGCGCATGCGCGTGCAGGCACGGCAATGCCTGCCGGAATGGCCGCAAAACGGCTTTGCCATCCATCGGTTACCGGACGAGCAAGGCCCCGGCATCATCCTGCTCCTGACCGTCGAGCATGCCCATGTCGCCGAAGTCGTCAGCGCCTGTGGCCGGCTTGGCGTATCCGCGGAAAAGCTGGCGTCGAATGCGGCAACGCACATGCTCGGCTATCTGCGCAAGGACGTGTTCGCCGGCCCTCATCTCGCGGACCAGCTGGTCATGCCGCTGGCCCTCGCCGGCGGCTGCTTCACCACGGTCAAACCCGGCAGCCACAGCCTGACGGCCGCCAGGATCGCAAGAATGTTCACCGGCCGCCGCCTCGCCTTCCGGCAAACCGATGGTCACCTGCATCAATTCGTCGCTGATTGAAATCACCAGCCAGAGGAACACATTGCCGGCAACCGGCCCCTCGATGCGGGTTGGAATACTCATGTTTCTTTCGTGCAACCAACCTGCTCTCATGATAGGATATGTCTACCGGTGGAGTAGCGTTGCGTCATGATAAGTTGTTAAGGTAAATGAATTTTCTGGTTCGACTTGCAATCGGTGTCGGCATTGTCGCAAGCGTTCTGCCATCACTGCGGGAAGCCGTCGGAGGCGAGGTTGATTGCCTTGCGGCCATTGCCGTGCTCGAAGCGGGGAGTGAAGGTAGTGCTGGTATGGACGCCGTCATTCAGGTCGTGCGGAACCGCGTTCGTGACGGTCGCTTTCCCGCTGATGCCTGCGCCGTGATCGCCCAGCCTCGCCAGTTTCAGCCCGTAAGCGAATGGCCGGCGCTGGCCAAAGCATTGCGCAAGCCGGCAAGCTTCGATCCTGACCGGATGCTTGGGAAATCTTCCAGTCTGGAGCATGCGCGTCAGCTTGCGCGATCAACCGGGGCGCCGGATCTTACGGGCGGTGCACTGTATTTCGTCAACCCGGCTTTCATGGATCCATCCTATTGTCCGTGGTTCGCGCGGTTGAAACGCACCCGCACCATCGGGAACCACGAGTTCATGACGCACTATCGCAGGGGCGAGAAGCGCGGAGAACCGGCACTCGATTGTTCAAGTCCGACTATCGGCAGCAGACGCGGCGGCAGCCTTGCCAGCAAGTATGCCAACGGGCTGTTCCATCCCAGGGGTGCGCGAGTCGCTTCCAGGACACCGACGCGCAAGCAGCTCGATGCATGGCGGCGCACAGGTCGTCTCGAACAGCGGCAACGGGAATTGAAGAAGCTGTTCAGGCCGGGCTGGATCAAGCTCGACTGACATGTTGCATCCTGTCATCCTTGCCATGTGGTATTCCTGCCTGCATTGATGGTATATGCCCTTCCCGTCGGCATTCGAGGCAGTCCGGGCGGTGGTGCAAGGCCATGTCAGGACAAGAACTGTGTCGACATGGGAAAGGGGATCGTCCTTGCGAACGATCCCCCCAGGGTCCCATCTCATCAGTCAAGCACGTGGAGCAATTGCTCGCTCAACGCGAAAGTGAATGTGCCCGTGAAGCGATTGCGTGTCAATCGATAAGCGTTATGGTTGATTTAAATATTCCGTAGATGAGGAGTTAGAGTGCGGCGCGCGGGGAACGATCAACGAGCTCTTGTTGCCAGCGCCCGCGGCCGTCCCTGGCCGGAACTGGTGCGGATTTGCCTGTCCCGGCTGGATGGTCTGGCCGGACATGCCAATGCGGGCATCGTTTTCATGGCCGATCCCGCAGGCGAAATGGCCGATGACCTGCTCCATTACCTCAAGGCGGAAACAGGCATTTGCGCATGGTTCGGTGCAGCCGGGGAAGGGGTGATCGCCGGCGGCACCGAGATCAGCGGCGAGTCGGGCCTTGCCCTGATGTTGCTGGACTGGCCGCAGGCCCATGTCCGTTTGATCCATGATTCGAGCGATTTCGCTTCGATTGATGGCGGGCTGGCGCTGCTCAATCTGGCCGGTGACGCCCCCTTCGATGCAAGGGCTCTGGGGCCGGCGGTACGGACCCTGGGAGGACGCAGTTCGAGCGCTTTTGACGGATGTGAGATCGCGGGAGTGACATCCGCGGGCGGTTGCAGCGGATTATGGCTGGGCGCGGAGATTCCCGTAGCGCTCGATATCCTGCACGGACTGCGTGATCCGGGGCCATGGCGACGTATCACTTCCGCTGTCGGTCGCACCGTGCTCGAACTCGACGGAAGGGCGGCGACCGATGCCATCGCCGAAGATGCCGGTGAATTGCTGGTTCGGGCACCGGATCGGTTGGTCCGGTGCCTGATGGTGGAAACCCGTGCCGATGAAGACCCGTTCATCGCTCCGGGCCAGGTGGCGATGATCGAGTGCTTTGACCGCCAGCGCCGGACATTGCGGATCAGCAACGATCGGCCCGGCGGCTGGCTGCGGGTTACTTATCGCAACGCTTCGGCCGCACTGGCCGAGATCGACAGGCTGACGTCGGGTCTGCGCAGGGATTTCCCGACGGAATGCTGGCCACGTGCGGCCATACTCTACAGTTCGGTAGATCGCGGCCATGCGCTGTTCGGGCCTGCCGAGAGCGAAGCCGCGCGGTTTCAGGCGGCCCTCGGACCGATACCGCTCATCGGCATGCGCAGCCGCGAGGAACTGTTCGATGGTGCCTTGACCTGCGGGGCGGCCGTGTTGGCCCTTCTCGGCTGATCAGGCAGTAGCTCTTGATCGCCAATGACCATATAGTCGTCATCGTTTCGTTCAGGTGAATTCATCCGAACGGGGAAAATTCCGGGCAAGGGTACACATTGAGCCGCAGTTATCCTCAAAGACCGATTGTCGGAGTCGGTGTCGTTGTTGTCCATGACAACAAGGTACTTCTCATTCGTCGCGGGAAGCCGCCGCGGCAGGGGCAGTGGTCATTGCCCGGCGGGGCACAGAAGCTTGGTGAAACGGTATTCGACGCCGGACAACGCGAGGTATTCGAGGAGACCGGTCTGCTGGTTGACACGATCGAACATCTGGCGGTTGTCGACCTTATCGAACGTGATGCCGACGGTGCAATCCGCTACCACTATACATTGGTTGACCTTCTCGCAACCAGTCCGACAGGCGAGGCGGTAGCCGACAGTGACGCCACTGAAGTCGCATGGTTCACTGTCGGGGAAATCGACACCATGCCGTTGTGGAATGAAACGCGCCGTATCATCATGCTGGCGCTCAAGCCCCCGAAATAAGCCCACGGACCCGGGTTCAAGGGGGCAGGACCCGGATCCGGCCGAATGGGACAGTCAAAAACGTGACAGTCAGGTCATCCCATGCACGCGGATCCCGGAGCGTGGCGGCGAGGGTGCTTGTCGAACAATCCGCTCATTCGGCGTCACGTTCGGCGGACGCCAGTACCTTGGCCAGATGGCAGATCGCATCCTGATGCTTGCGATGCTGGATGGCCGCGAAGTTGCGGGCCAGTTCAAGCAGCATACGCTGCTGAGGCATCATTTCGGACTGCTTGGTCTTCTGTTCGCGCTCGGGATCGACGTCCTCGAAAAAATAACCGATGTCGACTCCGAGGGTCTGGGCAATCTGATAGAGACGGCCGGCAGAAATGCGATTGATACCGGTCTCGTACTTATGCGCCTGCTGATAGGTGACGCCGATGAGTTCCGCCATCTGTTGCTGGGTATAGCCAAGCATGATGCGGCGCTGGCGGATGCGCAGGCTGACGAAATGATCGACGTCAAGCGCCCGGCTGCGTCCTCCATTGTTCCTGGTGGCAACCTTGTTGGCGAATTGGGTCATGGATCGCGATCCCCTTGAGTTCTGCTCATACCCGAAGACTCGAGGTATAACTAAACCGTATTTCGTTAAAATACGCGGGATTTTCTAAACTACCAGATAAAAGAGAATTTATCATCAATCGCAAGAATGAAACTATTATGACATTCCCGGTCCGGAGAATGCCTCCATGGCGAGGACGCCAAGAACGGGGCGTACGGAAATGATGGTTGCGGCCGCTATGGTCGATCCATCCAAAGCCGCGAGATCGAAGTGTTCGCGATCCCGTGACGGTAGCAATTTTCGCAGGAAAGTCCGGCCATCCTGCAGGGTTGCAAGGACAATCCGGCCGAGATGCAGTTCCGTCTGATCGTCGCTCAATGTCGAGACGACGGCCATCGATCCGCGCGGAAATGCTGGAGCCATTCCATCGTCGTCGATGTGAAAAAGGACGATCTGTCCTTCCTTCAGGTTGAGAAGACGTGTTTTTTGACCCTGAGTTTCTTCGTTGACCACGATTCCGGAGCGAATTGCCCCGACAACCGGCAGTTCTGTACGGTGCGGCGATCGTCCGAAAATCAGATATTCGGGTGTGGTATCGAGAATGCCCGCAAGTCGTGCGATGATATCCCGGGCAGGCATGTATTCATCGCGTTCATAGGGCCCGATGGCGGTCTGATGGCGCCCGATGAGCCGTGCCAGTTCCGCTTGGCTCAAATCCTTTGCGCGGCGCAATGCCCGCAGCCGATTGCCGAAGGAATTGAGTGTGAATTGAGGCATCCGATTTATCCCGCGTGACGTAAACTTGGTGATAAACTCGTATACTGGAAGAGTTGTTCAGGGTAGTTTTTCGTGAATGATGTTCATCTTCCAGCCTCCTCTTTCTTAACCTAGCGCGAGATCGCCAACTGTAGATGTCTACCCTTCGAAGACGGGGTATGGGGGAAATCGAGGGTCACAAGGCGACCGTTCCGCCAGAAATCCGTCATGTCGTGATGGTGCCCTGAAAGCGGATGCCCTGACTGGCCGGTGGCGCTGATCATCCGCATTTGTGCGGGTTTCGACCAGTCGACCAACATGCGCATGGAAGCTGCTGCGGTGATGGTGAACGGCTCGTTCACGCGGTAGTGGGCGACATCCGGAGAGCTACTGTCACCGCTTTTCGTGGTCTCGATGGAAAACAACCTGCGGATGAGTGCTATTTGGCTGAATGGGATGTGTTCCATGACCACGGGTTGTGCGGCGCCCCAGCTCCAGCTGTCGACATTCCCTCCGAAGCGCAGGGTGAGGGAATGGTATGCCCGCTCAAGTGCGACTGTTGCGCTGTCGGCACAGGTTTCCACTCGCTCGGTCGTTCCGATGTCATCGCACCATTGCGGAGACAGATGGACGATGCGGTACATCGTATTCGGGCGAATTCCGTCAAAGGCAGGAAAGTCGCCCGCAAGCTCGTCGGCGAGGATGGCCCTGACCAGTTCATGGTACCAGGCGGCAAAGATGAGCCCCTCGGGGCGCAAGCGGTCCATGTCGCGGTCCCACTGGCGCAGGCGCTCGACGAGATCAACAAGTTCCGGCGATTGCAGCTCGATGTTGAAGAGTAGCGGCAGGAAGTCATCGGCCAGTGTGGAATGAATGTCGTCCTGCGCTGCCACCAGGTCGCTGGCGCTGAGGGGGTGTCGGTTGAGCAGGTCCTCCAGTCGGCGCGCCCGCAGGGCCGGATCCCAGTCGGAGGTCAGGTGGTAGGGATAGCGGGGTGTGGTAAAGCGATTGTTGGCGTTCATGACCCACGCTGAAGGTGGATCGAAAATCCGGGGTAATTCACTGTACGGTATGTAACTTGTCCACGCCCCGTCGGCCTTCGTGCCGCTTGTGGGAAATTTGCCATCGCCAGAGCTGCGTATGGGAATGCGTCCGGCAAGGGTAATGCCGACATGTCCCCACCTGTCGGCAAATGCGGCATTCTGCGGCGGTGACTGGAAATCTTCGAGTGCCGCCAGAAACTCCCGCCAGTTTCGGGCGGTTGCGAGGCGGGCGCCTGCCTCGATGGTCGCGTCGTCGTCGCTCAGGCCGGTCCAGCGCAAGGCGATGGCAGCCCCCTTCGGCCGATCTGCAAACGATGTCACATCCGAAATGATCGGGCCGTTACGGCTCTCGCGAACGTCGAGGGAAACCGTTTCTCCACCCCGGACACGGATATTCTCATGGATGACCCTGAATGGTTCGCTGCCCTCCGCGGTGAGATAACGTTCCGGATCGCCAGGATCGACAGTCTCGATGACGAGATCTTCCACATCTGCGCCGGAGTTGGTGAAACCCCAGGCGATATCGGCATTGCGACCGATGACGACGAACGGCATCGATGGCATGGTTGCTCCGGCGACGGTCAACCCCGGAGCCGTGATGCTGACCAGGTACCAGATGGATGGTGTCTGCAGTCGCAGGTGCGGGTCGCTGGCGAGCATGGCTGCCCCGCTGGCACTGCCCGCCGAACCGACCGCGAAGACGTTCGAGCCGAGACCGGTCGTGCTGTAGCCGGCGGAGAGTGCAAGGACCCGGTCCAGTGCCGACCCCGCATCTTTCATGACGGTACGAACGCTGACCGGGTCATCGATTCCGCCACCCGGCATCAGATCGGCAAGAGCCGCATCATCGAACCTGCGGGCCAGCCGCGAGCGCATCGCCTCGTCCCGCCAGTTCTTCGACAGATCCAGCGCCATGAGGCGCGGCCACACCAGGCTGTCGGCCAGCGTCCATGGCTCCGGTTCGTGCCAAAGCAGCTGGAACTCGGGCGGGAGGGGCCATCGACGCCATTCGAGAAAGGCGTTGATGCCTGCAGCGTAGGCTTCGAGTTGGCGGCGAATACCGGGATCGAGGCGGTCGATGGATGCCTGCGCGTGCCGATAGAGCCCCAGCGTTCGCATGAAGCGGTCCATGCCGAGACCCTCTTTGCCGAGGATTTCCGACAGGCGCCCCGCACCGATACGCCGGTTCATCTCCATCTGCCACAGCCGGTCCTGCGCATGGACGAAGCCGACGGCAAACCAGGCATCATGCACCGATTGCGCAGCGACATGCGGAATACCGTTTTCGTCACGGTCGATGGTAACGGAAGCCTCAAGGCCAGTGAGGCGGATGGTGCCCGTAGTCTGTGGCAGCGAGGCATAGAACAGCCCTGCGAGGCTGGCGGCGATGCCAGCCACCGCAACCAGCACGAGCAGGACGATGCGCGCCAGCCAACGCATCAATCAATCGAGCAGTCCACGCCTGCGCAGATCGTCTTCAAGGCGATCGGCTGACGTGAAATGATGAGTCTGGAAGCCGAGACGGTCGGCGGTATCGATGTTGGCGGCTGAATCGTCAATGAAGAAGCAGTCGCCCGCAGCGCGATCGCATTCTTCGAGCAGATGAAGGAAAATATCGTCGTTCGGCTTGACCATGCGTAACTCTCCCGAAACGAAGATTTTCTCGAATCGGTCGAGGAAGCTGTAGGCCCGGGCATGGCGGACCAGAGGAAACGTCTCGGCGGACCAGTTGGTCAGGGCAACGAGGTGGCGACCATCGTCGTGCAGACGTTCGAGAAGATCGACTGTCGGCGTTATCGGACCGCCGATCGTCTCGATCCAGCGATCATGCCATGCGCGCACCAGATGGGCCTTGTCCGGCTGCGCTGCCGAGAGTTCGGCAACGGCTTCGGCGAATGGCTTGCCCCTGTCCATCTGGGCGTTCCAGGGGCCGGTGCAGACCGTGTCGAGGAAATGCTCGATATCGGCTTCGTTATCGAACAGCTTGCGATAGAGATAGCGCGGATTCCAGTCGATCAGGACGTTACCCAGATCGAAGACAATGGTGCGGATCATGGTTCCTCCCGGTTAACAGCGTGTTGACGAAATGCCGACAGCCGCGACGACCGTCGATTTTTGCCGCTGGGAAGGAGCCTGGCGTGCAGCGATGCCGGGGCATCGTCAGCGCCGGGCGACGCACGCAGCGGCAAAAAGCGCGCCGTCCCAAAGGGATGCGAGGCAAAAGGACCGGCGGGCTTCGTCGGTGTTCGGGCGCGCAGCGCCACTGCGCTGGTCCTCTCACCTCCTCGCCTCCGGCCCTTTTGCCTCGCATCGCGGCTATCGGCATTTCGTCAACACGCTGGTAAGGCCGGGCGAGCTTAGCGCCGCAGAAGTGTTCTGGCGATGCCGCCGTGATCGTTCACCCGGTCATGCCAGCCTGGCTTCCGCTTTCATCGCCAGCGTTCCATCGCGTTTGGCGATCCACAGATCGAGATGGTCAGAACTGTTTCCTGCCGCATTGGCGGAAAAACCGTCGCCCACGAACACGGGCTGCACGGCCCTGAAACTGAAGCTGCAAACCCGATGTTGCCGGTATCGGCTGCGAAGGAGTTCGAAAAGGTAGGTGGCGAGCAGCGGTCCGTGGACGATGAGGCCGGGATAGCCCTCGACGTTGCGAACGTAGTCCTTGTCATAATGGATACGGTGACCATTGTAGGTCAGTGCCGAATAGCGGAACAGCAACACCTCGTCGGGATCGGCATCGATGCTTTCATCCGCAGCAGACGGTGCCGTGGGCCATGCGGGGGTCTCTTCGCCGCCGGCCTCTTCGCGATAGACGATGTCGTGTTCCTCGGTGACGCGACCATGGGCGCCTTCGAGACGATGTTCCACGAGCACGAACACGAGATTGCCGGTGCGTCCGGCCTTGGAAGTGATCCCGCGGACAGCCGAACGGCGGGTGACCTCCTCGCCGACGAGAAGATCTCCCTCGAACTGCAATCGCCCACCCGCCCACATGCGTCTCGGCAACGGAACCGGCGGCAGGAAACTGCCGCGCTTGCGGTGACCATCGCGATTGGTGTCGCGGGCATGGACGGCTTCCAGGCCGTAGAGGTGATGCCAGAACAACGGCAGCGGAGCGCCTTCGAGCGGCGGTTCGTCCTGCCCCAGTGCAGCGGCCATGGCGGCAGCGGGCCACGGATCCAGCCGGTAGCGGTCGACGCGCTCCTTGTTCAGCCAGTCGGAGAAATCTTCCATCATGCACCCAGTGCCCGATCGATGTCCTTCATGAGATCTTCCACATTTTCGAGACCGACCGACAATCGCAGGAAATCGTCGCGAATGCGCAGTTCGGCGCGCTCCCCGTCCGACAGCTTGGAATGGGTGGTGGTGGCCGGGTGGGTGACCAGACTCTTGGAGTCCCCGAGATTGTTGGAAATTTCGATGATTTCGAGCGAGTTCATGAAGCGGAAGGTTCGCTCCTTGGGGCCGCCCAGATAAAAGCCCAGCAGCG
Proteins encoded in this window:
- a CDS encoding VWA domain-containing protein; the encoded protein is MANKTLFASPSAPALPRADSVNRAGGVAYDHDAEARLAQIAATGSLADNFYTGASAQLGDVLDAARACTPHFVAQAAIHARRSGAMKDMPALLAAWLTIAGPELAVPVFERVVDNGRMLRSYVQILRSGQVGRKSLGTRPKRLVKEWLEHASMRDLMQTATGRDPSLADIVRMVHPAPKTAERRAFYGWLIGKPYDVAALPAEITAFEAWKRDREGDLPPVPFEWLTTFPLSPSQWAELGSRMGWQALRMNLNTLARHGAFTVAGCTERVAERLGDVTVMEKVRVMPYQLMIALSRAGDAVPLKVQAALETALEASLARIPALPGRIVVCPDVSGSMHWPVTGHRKGASSSGRCVDVAALVSAAMLRTNRRTRVLPFENDVVDVELDPNARIAVNTAALAAVCGGGTNVSAPLRRLNDEAARVDLVVIVSDNQSWIDPARYGATATMAEWSGLKARNPGAKLVCIDIQSYGTTQARNGPEVMNVGGFTDAVFDAMARFVSGETRDWVEIVKEVEV
- a CDS encoding RtcB family protein, with translation MTGNFDVETVAGGVPIKMWTRGVPVDDKARAQLAEAAKMPFIFRHIAVMPDVHVGIGATVGSVIPTKGAIIPAAVGVDIGCGMMAARTSLMAHDLPDNLEGVRSSIEQAVPHGRSVGRNKRDKGSWGDPPEPIVTAWTSLAERFTRIVEKHKKLARANSLVHLGTLGTGNHFIEICLDGEQRVWVMLHSGSRGIGNAIGNYFIELAREDMRRWYINLPERDLAYFPEGTQHFNDYVQAVSWAQDFAAVNRRMMMTNVIAAMRDSIAKPFEAELEAVNCHHNYVTHEQHFGENILVTRKGAVRAAKGVMGIIPGSMGAKSFIVRGLGNSMSFDSCSHGAGRVMSRTEAKRTVTLEEHIRDTTGVECRKDADVIDETPRAYKPIEAVMAAQSDLVEIVHTLKQVVCVKG
- a CDS encoding RNA 3'-terminal phosphate cyclase; translated protein: MIEIDGAAGEGGGQVLRNALALSLITGEAFHITDIRGRRPKPGMMRQHVTALEAACEIGSATANGTAIGGRELTFRPGRVRAGDYHFAVGSAGSATLILQTVLLPLALVTGSSRLVLEGGTHNTMAPPFEFLRDTFLPLINRMGPQVTARLVRHGFYPRGGGRIEVMIEPAPLRPFTGMERGELRTRAARILFTGIPFSIAERMRVQARQCLPEWPQNGFAIHRLPDEQGPGIILLLTVEHAHVAEVVSACGRLGVSAEKLASNAATHMLGYLRKDVFAGPHLADQLVMPLALAGGCFTTVKPGSHSLTAARIARMFTGRRLAFRQTDGHLHQFVAD
- a CDS encoding cell wall hydrolase, translated to MNFLVRLAIGVGIVASVLPSLREAVGGEVDCLAAIAVLEAGSEGSAGMDAVIQVVRNRVRDGRFPADACAVIAQPRQFQPVSEWPALAKALRKPASFDPDRMLGKSSSLEHARQLARSTGAPDLTGGALYFVNPAFMDPSYCPWFARLKRTRTIGNHEFMTHYRRGEKRGEPALDCSSPTIGSRRGGSLASKYANGLFHPRGARVASRTPTRKQLDAWRRTGRLEQRQRELKKLFRPGWIKLD
- a CDS encoding NUDIX hydrolase, whose protein sequence is MSRSYPQRPIVGVGVVVVHDNKVLLIRRGKPPRQGQWSLPGGAQKLGETVFDAGQREVFEETGLLVDTIEHLAVVDLIERDADGAIRYHYTLVDLLATSPTGEAVADSDATEVAWFTVGEIDTMPLWNETRRIIMLALKPPK
- a CDS encoding helix-turn-helix transcriptional regulator, with the protein product MTQFANKVATRNNGGRSRALDVDHFVSLRIRQRRIMLGYTQQQMAELIGVTYQQAHKYETGINRISAGRLYQIAQTLGVDIGYFFEDVDPEREQKTKQSEMMPQQRMLLELARNFAAIQHRKHQDAICHLAKVLASAERDAE
- a CDS encoding helix-turn-helix transcriptional regulator, coding for MPQFTLNSFGNRLRALRRAKDLSQAELARLIGRHQTAIGPYERDEYMPARDIIARLAGILDTTPEYLIFGRSPHRTELPVVGAIRSGIVVNEETQGQKTRLLNLKEGQIVLFHIDDDGMAPAFPRGSMAVVSTLSDDQTELHLGRIVLATLQDGRTFLRKLLPSRDREHFDLAALDGSTIAAATIISVRPVLGVLAMEAFSGPGMS